In Bordetella holmesii ATCC 51541, the following proteins share a genomic window:
- a CDS encoding fumarylacetoacetate (FAA) hydrolase family protein, which produces MPREEGIERGIQAGLIGHAARVVGITRVAWPFRVTDDLRQTAKQAVVAGRDDDFAVRGGIAFVRHDAGGARTVPSRCLAASQYLRGDQGHPGRRRLEQGHIYDPAAPACLALQQRGQHTDDRPHARAHVNDGCTHAHRGSAGFAGGAHDAAECLHQRVVARMLPQRPGTSERTHIAIDQGRLECQQRRATQAQRVDLTGPQILQHDVGALGDEAPQGVGLLRVTQVADDGLLVAVERLKQRRGAFLEGRAPGARGIAIGLNYFDHAAEVGAPIPKEPIIFMKATSCIQGPDDPVMLPEGSLKGDWEVELGVVIGQRARYVQEDAALDYVAGYCVVNDVSEREFQMDRGGTWDKGKGCDTFGPIGPWLVTPDEVPDPQALDLWLDLNGQRMQTGNTRTMIFSVKTIVSYVSRFMTLLPGDVIITGTPPGVGLGMTPPVFLREGDVMTLGVQGLGSQRQRVVGFAR; this is translated from the coding sequence GTGCCGCGCGAAGAGGGCATCGAGCGCGGCATACAGGCTGGCCTGATTGGCCACGCGGCTCGGGTTGTCGGCATAACGCGGGTCGCCTGGCCATTCCGGGTGACCGACGACCTGCGCCAGACTGCGAAACAGGCCGTCGTTGCCGGCCGCGACGACGATTTCGCCGTCCGCGGTGGCATAGCCTTTGTAAGGCACGATGCTGGCGGTGCCCGAACCGTGCCGAGCCGGTGTCTGGCCGCAAGCCAGTACTTGCGCGGCGATCAGGGACACCCAGGTCGTCGCCGTCTCGAACAAGGACACATCTACGATCCGGCCGCACCCGCTTGCCTGGCGCTGCAGCAGCGCGGCCAGCACACCGATGACCGCCCACATGCCCGTGCCCATGTCAACGATGGATGCACCCACGCGCACCGAGGGTCGGCCGGCTTCGCCGGTGGTGCTCATGATGCCGCCGAATGCTTGCATCAGCGGGTCGTAGCCCGGATGCTGCCGCAGCGGCCCGGCACCTCCGAACGCACCCATATTGCAATAGACCAGGGCAGGCTGGAGTGCCAGCAGCGCCGCGCCACCCAGGCCCAACGCGTCGACCTGACCGGGCCGCAGATTCTGCAGCACGACGTCGGCGCGCTCGGCGATGAAGCGCCGCAGGGTGTCGGCCTGCTCCGGGTCACGCAAGTCGCAGACGACGGATTGCTTGTTGCGGTTGAGCGCCTGAAACAGCGTCGCGGCGCCTTCCTGGAAGGGCGGGCCCCAGGCGCGCGCGGAATCGCCATCGGCCTGAACTACTTTGATCATGCTGCCGAAGTGGGCGCGCCCATCCCCAAGGAACCCATCATCTTCATGAAGGCGACTTCCTGCATCCAGGGGCCGGACGACCCTGTCATGTTGCCGGAAGGCTCGCTCAAGGGCGATTGGGAGGTGGAACTGGGCGTCGTCATCGGCCAGCGCGCACGCTACGTTCAAGAGGATGCCGCGCTGGATTACGTGGCCGGGTACTGCGTGGTCAACGACGTCAGTGAGCGCGAGTTCCAGATGGATCGCGGCGGCACCTGGGACAAGGGCAAGGGTTGCGACACCTTCGGCCCCATTGGCCCCTGGCTCGTCACGCCAGACGAGGTACCCGACCCGCAGGCGCTGGATCTGTGGCTGGACCTCAACGGCCAGCGCATGCAGACCGGCAACACGCGCACGATGATTTTCAGCGTCAAGACCATCGTCAGCTACGTCAGCCGCTTCATGACGCTGCTGCCAGGTGATGTCATCATCACGGGCACCCCGCCTGGCGTGGGCCTGGGGATGACGCCGCCCGTTTTTCTGCGCGAAGGCGACGTGATGACCCTGGGCGTGCAGGGCCTGGGCAGCCAGCGCCAGCGCGTGGTGGGCTTCGCGCGCTAG
- a CDS encoding acyl-CoA dehydrogenase, N-terminal domain protein, producing the protein MGDDFPDIRDSVRRICDSFPGEDWRALEQDERYPDEFVAALTASGFLAALIPEEYEGSGMPLRAAAVILEEIHAAGCNAGACHAQIYTMGTLLRHGSPEQKARYLPAIARGELRLQAFGVTEPTSGTDTTRLKTRAVKDGDSYIVNGQKVWTSRALQSDLMLLLARTTPYDDVQKKSDGLSVFLVDIRAALGNGMDIRPLKAMVNHNTTEVFFDNLRIPASSLIGQEGKGFRYILDGMNAERILVASEAIGDARWFIRTAVAYANDRRVFDRPIGQNQGIQFPIARAHAETQAADLMLRKAATLFEAGLPCGDEANMGKMLASEASWHAAEACLQTHGGFGFAREYDVERKWRETRLLQIAPISTNLILSYIGQHMLGMPRSF; encoded by the coding sequence TTGGGCGATGATTTCCCCGACATCCGCGACAGTGTGCGCCGCATCTGCGACTCGTTCCCCGGTGAGGACTGGCGCGCCCTGGAGCAGGATGAACGCTACCCCGACGAGTTCGTCGCGGCGCTGACGGCGTCCGGCTTTCTGGCCGCGCTGATACCGGAAGAATATGAAGGCAGCGGCATGCCGCTGCGCGCGGCTGCCGTCATCCTCGAAGAGATACATGCCGCTGGCTGCAATGCCGGGGCCTGCCACGCCCAGATTTACACCATGGGCACCTTGCTGCGCCATGGCAGTCCGGAGCAGAAGGCGCGCTATCTGCCCGCGATCGCGCGAGGCGAACTGCGCCTTCAGGCTTTTGGTGTTACCGAACCCACGAGCGGAACCGACACCACGCGGCTGAAGACCCGCGCCGTGAAAGACGGCGACAGCTATATCGTCAATGGGCAAAAAGTCTGGACCTCCCGCGCCCTGCAGTCGGATCTGATGCTATTGCTGGCGCGCACTACCCCGTACGACGACGTCCAGAAGAAAAGCGACGGCCTGTCGGTTTTTTTGGTCGATATCCGCGCGGCGCTGGGCAACGGCATGGACATCCGCCCCCTCAAGGCCATGGTCAATCACAACACGACGGAAGTGTTCTTCGACAATCTGCGCATTCCTGCCAGCAGCCTGATCGGCCAGGAAGGCAAAGGCTTTCGCTACATTCTGGACGGCATGAACGCCGAACGCATTCTGGTGGCCTCGGAAGCCATCGGCGATGCGCGGTGGTTCATCCGTACCGCCGTGGCGTATGCCAACGATCGGCGCGTCTTTGACCGGCCCATCGGCCAAAACCAGGGCATACAGTTTCCGATTGCACGCGCGCACGCCGAGACCCAGGCCGCCGACCTGATGCTGCGCAAAGCCGCCACGCTTTTCGAGGCAGGGCTGCCATGCGGCGACGAGGCCAACATGGGCAAGATGCTCGCCTCCGAAGCGTCATGGCACGCTGCCGAAGCCTGCCTGCAGACGCATGGCGGTTTCGGGTTTGCGCGCGAATATGACGTCGAACGCAAATGGCGCGAAACGCGTCTGCTGCAGATTGCCCCCATCTCGACCAACCTCATCCTCTCGTATATCGGCCAGCATATGCTGGGCATGCCACGCTCGTTTTGA
- a CDS encoding tonB-dependent siderophore receptor family protein, with translation MCCTPGVPWAASVATLPRIVVHSDAPDSPLLESTVTGTLLELTPLQTPASIDIIDSVQLRERAAPTAIDAITQATGISAMRHPGNGASSLSSRGFSDSNSVALLYDGVRQFGGVGQTFVYDPWAVERIEVLRGPASVLYGEGAIGGVVNVIPRKPAPGPIENEIQLTAGTHDTQRPGFGSGGSLDDRWSYRLDISGNHTDAGLSLGDSRNAAATGALRLDVSPELRLTLTQAFSWQEPTRYFGTPLVDGELDDGLRRQNYNVTDSKIIYRDHRSELRADWQPNTTTQVRARIFYIGSDRDYRNAENYRWLPSGLIERSAYTDIQHDQSQAGAMADASFTGQLLGLDNRVAVGLETNRATLRHTNNSPYGGSSVVDPYDVTHGQFINLAGTTPRYRNTAEQYALFAEDRLQLTPQWSLLAGIRYDHIDLKRRDLIADRTAYRTQFDNVGWRLGSVYAFTSQLSVYAQYSEAADPVGSLLLLSPANKGFDLSTGRQVEVGVKQVFWDERGQWTLAAYQLRKDHLLSRDPANPGLSVQVGKQSSRGLEATLGLQLSADLRLDLNAAVLRARYDDFNEAQAGQTVSRAGNVPTDVPERVANAWLSWRVAPQWTAAAGLRYVGRRYADAANTLEMAGYTTTDLAIIWQARRDLTLALRGYNVFDRHYAETAYYNQTQWLIGEGRRVELSANYRF, from the coding sequence ATGTGCTGCACGCCAGGCGTGCCCTGGGCGGCGTCCGTCGCGACTCTGCCCCGCATCGTCGTCCATAGCGATGCGCCAGACAGTCCGCTACTCGAATCCACCGTCACCGGCACGCTGTTGGAATTAACGCCCCTGCAAACGCCGGCCAGCATCGACATCATTGACAGCGTCCAGTTACGCGAGCGGGCCGCTCCCACCGCCATCGACGCCATCACGCAAGCCACAGGTATCAGCGCCATGCGTCACCCGGGCAACGGCGCCTCGTCGCTGTCGTCGCGCGGTTTCAGCGACAGCAACTCGGTGGCTCTGCTTTACGACGGCGTGCGCCAGTTCGGCGGCGTCGGCCAGACCTTTGTCTACGACCCCTGGGCAGTCGAGCGCATCGAGGTCCTGCGCGGCCCCGCCTCCGTGCTGTATGGAGAGGGCGCCATCGGCGGGGTCGTCAACGTCATCCCGCGCAAACCGGCGCCCGGCCCCATCGAAAACGAAATCCAGCTCACGGCCGGCACGCATGACACACAGCGGCCGGGTTTTGGCAGCGGCGGCTCCTTGGATGACCGCTGGTCGTATCGCTTGGATATCAGCGGCAATCATACCGACGCCGGCCTGAGCCTGGGCGACAGCCGCAATGCCGCCGCAACGGGCGCGCTGCGCCTGGACGTCTCGCCCGAGCTCAGGCTTACCCTGACTCAGGCGTTTTCCTGGCAGGAGCCCACGCGGTACTTCGGCACGCCCCTGGTCGATGGCGAGCTGGACGATGGCCTTCGACGTCAGAACTACAACGTGACCGACAGCAAAATCATCTATCGGGATCATCGCAGCGAACTCCGGGCAGACTGGCAACCCAACACCACCACGCAGGTCCGCGCCCGCATTTTCTACATCGGCAGCGACCGCGATTATCGCAACGCCGAGAACTACCGTTGGCTGCCGTCGGGCCTGATCGAGCGCAGCGCGTACACGGACATCCAGCATGACCAGTCGCAGGCAGGCGCCATGGCCGATGCCAGCTTCACAGGGCAGTTGCTGGGCTTGGACAACCGGGTCGCTGTTGGACTGGAGACAAACCGCGCCACACTCAGGCACACGAACAATTCGCCCTACGGCGGCAGTTCCGTCGTCGACCCTTACGATGTGACACACGGGCAGTTCATCAATCTGGCGGGCACCACGCCACGCTATCGCAATACGGCCGAGCAATACGCGCTGTTTGCCGAAGACCGGCTGCAACTCACGCCCCAATGGTCGCTATTGGCAGGAATACGCTACGACCATATCGACCTCAAGCGCCGCGATCTGATTGCCGACCGCACCGCCTACCGCACGCAGTTCGACAATGTGGGTTGGCGGCTGGGTTCGGTGTACGCCTTCACGAGCCAACTCTCGGTCTATGCCCAGTACTCCGAAGCGGCCGATCCGGTCGGCAGCCTGCTGCTGCTGTCGCCCGCCAACAAGGGTTTCGACCTGTCGACCGGCCGCCAGGTAGAGGTCGGCGTCAAGCAGGTCTTCTGGGACGAGCGCGGGCAATGGACGCTGGCGGCCTACCAGTTGCGCAAGGATCACTTGCTCAGCCGCGATCCTGCCAACCCTGGGCTCAGTGTGCAGGTCGGCAAGCAGTCCAGCCGAGGTCTCGAGGCCACGCTGGGCCTGCAACTGAGCGCGGATCTGCGGCTCGATCTGAACGCGGCTGTTCTACGCGCGCGTTACGACGACTTCAACGAGGCTCAGGCGGGACAGACCGTGTCCCGCGCCGGCAACGTCCCGACCGACGTGCCCGAGAGAGTCGCCAACGCCTGGCTCAGTTGGCGCGTCGCCCCGCAATGGACGGCTGCGGCAGGTCTGCGCTACGTGGGCCGCCGCTATGCCGACGCGGCCAATACGCTCGAGATGGCCGGCTACACCACCACCGATCTGGCCATCATCTGGCAGGCGCGCCGCGACCTGACCCTGGCCCTGCGTGGCTACAACGTATTCGACCGCCACTACGCGGAAACTGCCTACTACAACCAGACCCAATGGCTGATAGGTGAAGGAAGGCGCGTGGAACTGAGCGCCAACTATCGCTTCTGA
- a CDS encoding mmgE/PrpD family protein, giving the protein MTGLTQALGAYIANPEFGPRQAQAEAIARQGMTDTIAVALAASDEDVTRIALEHARSIGGKGQAPLWFGSESLPPAQAAFVNAVAGHALDYDDVALSGHPSTVLTPAILAQAHVQGASGRDCLRAYIVGYEVWAELTSREPDPYHIKGWHPTAVFGTVAATAALAFLRGLKAADAARALAIAASLASGLVANFGTMAKPLHAGRSAALAFEAISLTGLGLTAAFDALEHHAGFLAALSPHGRADRERPYVRSEPRILKTGLSIKKYPVCYSGHRVIDAVIDLSREHSVNASQVQRVEIGIGRPQASMLRNTAPVTALEAKFSAQFAVAAALARGKVGLSELDDGFVNEPALRALYGVVDIGLIDEADPEDGAFSRHDTVTITLHDGRVLQSGEIRYPRGHAHRPLSETELRAKFDDCLAIWRRQPQPADMPAEGILYDRLASLAQVDDVRTLFRS; this is encoded by the coding sequence ATGACAGGACTGACCCAGGCGCTGGGCGCCTATATCGCCAATCCCGAGTTCGGTCCGCGCCAGGCGCAGGCCGAGGCCATTGCCCGCCAGGGCATGACCGACACCATCGCCGTGGCGCTGGCGGCCAGCGACGAGGACGTCACCCGCATCGCGCTGGAGCACGCCCGCAGCATAGGGGGCAAGGGGCAGGCCCCCCTATGGTTTGGGTCCGAGTCGCTGCCGCCGGCGCAAGCCGCCTTTGTCAACGCCGTAGCCGGCCACGCGCTGGACTATGACGACGTGGCATTGTCGGGCCATCCCAGCACCGTGCTCACGCCTGCCATTCTGGCTCAGGCGCACGTGCAAGGCGCATCGGGCCGCGACTGCCTGCGCGCCTACATCGTGGGCTACGAAGTCTGGGCCGAATTGACCTCACGCGAGCCGGATCCGTATCACATCAAGGGCTGGCACCCCACCGCCGTATTCGGCACCGTGGCCGCTACGGCCGCCCTGGCCTTTCTGCGCGGTCTTAAGGCCGCCGACGCCGCTCGGGCGCTGGCCATCGCCGCCAGTCTGGCCAGCGGCCTGGTCGCCAATTTCGGCACCATGGCCAAGCCTCTGCACGCCGGCCGATCCGCAGCGCTGGCCTTCGAGGCCATCAGCCTGACCGGTCTGGGGCTGACAGCCGCCTTCGATGCGCTGGAGCATCATGCGGGATTTCTTGCCGCCCTGTCGCCACACGGGCGGGCCGACCGTGAGCGCCCCTACGTCCGATCCGAGCCCCGCATTCTCAAGACCGGCCTGTCCATCAAGAAATATCCCGTTTGCTACTCCGGCCATCGTGTCATCGACGCGGTGATCGACTTGTCGCGCGAGCATTCGGTCAACGCGTCGCAGGTGCAGCGGGTGGAGATCGGCATTGGCCGGCCTCAGGCCTCGATGCTGCGCAACACCGCCCCCGTGACGGCGTTGGAAGCCAAGTTCAGTGCTCAGTTCGCAGTAGCCGCCGCGCTGGCCCGCGGCAAGGTCGGACTGTCTGAACTTGACGACGGTTTTGTCAATGAACCGGCACTGCGGGCACTCTACGGCGTGGTGGATATCGGGCTGATCGATGAGGCCGACCCCGAGGACGGCGCCTTTTCACGCCACGACACGGTCACGATTACCTTGCACGACGGACGGGTTCTGCAATCGGGCGAGATCCGGTATCCACGCGGCCATGCTCATCGGCCCCTATCCGAGACGGAGCTGCGCGCCAAGTTCGACGACTGCCTGGCCATCTGGCGCAGACAGCCTCAACCTGCCGATATGCCGGCAGAAGGCATTTTGTACGATCGGCTGGCCAGCCTTGCCCAGGTCGACGATGTCCGCACGCTGTTTCGGAGTTGA
- a CDS encoding HMGL-like family protein has product MTRDVCLREVGLRDGLQSVSAFVATQDKLEWIRQEAAAGVAEIEVTSYVPPKLLPQFADAEQVTLGALQIPDLTVAALVPNTRGAERGLALGVHKINFVMSVSETHNMKNVRRSREESLADFRAMAQQVREQPVRPILCGGLATALGCSYEGRAPVDDVVRYAVALAEAGADELIVPDTVGYAHPALVRRVFKAVLAEVGTLPVAAHFHDTRGTGLANLLAALDCGVRAFDASLGGLGGCPFAPGATGNIVMEDAAYMLESMGIDTGIDLEALLGVRQRLQATLPDATLYGGLARAGLPRGFIPARESLAA; this is encoded by the coding sequence ATGACAAGAGACGTATGCCTGCGCGAAGTGGGCCTGCGAGACGGCTTGCAAAGTGTCAGCGCCTTCGTGGCCACGCAGGACAAGCTGGAATGGATACGCCAGGAAGCCGCGGCGGGGGTAGCGGAAATCGAGGTCACCTCGTATGTGCCGCCCAAACTTCTGCCCCAGTTTGCGGATGCCGAGCAAGTCACTCTCGGCGCCTTGCAGATCCCGGATCTGACGGTGGCCGCGCTGGTGCCAAACACGCGCGGGGCAGAGCGCGGCCTGGCGCTGGGCGTGCACAAAATCAATTTCGTGATGTCGGTCAGCGAAACCCACAACATGAAAAACGTACGCCGCAGCCGCGAGGAATCCCTGGCCGATTTCCGCGCCATGGCGCAGCAGGTGCGCGAGCAGCCAGTCCGGCCCATCCTTTGCGGGGGACTGGCCACCGCGCTGGGCTGCTCCTACGAGGGACGCGCGCCGGTCGATGATGTGGTCCGGTATGCGGTGGCCCTGGCCGAAGCCGGCGCCGATGAGCTCATCGTGCCCGACACCGTCGGCTATGCCCACCCGGCACTGGTGCGCCGCGTCTTCAAGGCGGTGCTGGCCGAAGTCGGGACGCTGCCCGTGGCCGCGCATTTCCATGATACGCGTGGCACGGGGCTGGCCAACCTGCTGGCGGCGCTGGACTGCGGCGTGCGCGCGTTCGATGCGTCCCTGGGTGGCTTGGGCGGCTGCCCCTTTGCCCCTGGCGCCACAGGCAACATCGTCATGGAGGACGCCGCCTACATGCTCGAGTCGATGGGCATCGATACCGGCATAGACCTGGAGGCGTTGCTTGGCGTGCGCCAACGGCTGCAAGCCACGCTGCCCGACGCCACGCTGTACGGCGGACTGGCCCGCGCAGGACTGCCACGAGGCTTTATCCCGGCACGCGAATCGCTGGCCGCCTGA
- a CDS encoding transposase family protein: protein MLDRKTIERLGGWEGYRVERVVWPEGESRTVTIYLKPSARTMHCEHCGNRCRQVHETTTRRVRDLPLMALRVTLVVPRRRVWCEQCGGPHLERLSWLGRYQRVTDRLAEAVSQLLESSNILAVARFFQLGWHTVKALDKALLRRAIQEPDWSQIHYLAMDEFALHKGHRYATVVVDPIRRQVLWIGDGRSRETARAFFEQLPTGVAQQIRAVAIDMTTAYELEIQANCPNAEIVYDLFHVVAKYGREVIDRVRVDQANQLRHDKPARRVIKSSRWLLLRNRKNLDPCQSVKLDELLQANQPLLTAYLMRDELKQLWFYQHPGYARQAWDHWLQQAQGSGIAALAHFAFKLKAYLHGILSRCRHRLNTSIVEGINNTIKVIKRRAYGYRDQEYFFLKIRSAFPGIPR from the coding sequence ATGCTGGACCGCAAGACGATCGAGAGGTTGGGTGGGTGGGAAGGTTATCGGGTGGAGCGGGTCGTGTGGCCTGAAGGTGAGAGCCGGACGGTCACGATTTACCTGAAGCCTTCAGCGCGAACGATGCACTGCGAGCACTGCGGCAACCGATGTCGGCAGGTGCATGAGACGACCACGCGCCGGGTGCGGGATCTGCCGCTAATGGCGCTGCGAGTGACGCTGGTAGTGCCGCGTCGGCGGGTCTGGTGCGAGCAGTGCGGTGGACCGCATCTGGAGAGGCTGAGCTGGCTGGGCCGTTACCAGCGAGTGACCGACCGGCTGGCCGAGGCGGTCAGCCAGTTGCTTGAGTCCAGCAACATTCTGGCCGTGGCGCGCTTCTTCCAACTGGGTTGGCACACGGTCAAGGCGCTGGACAAGGCCCTGCTGCGACGGGCGATCCAAGAGCCGGACTGGAGCCAGATCCACTACCTAGCGATGGACGAGTTCGCTCTACACAAGGGCCATCGTTATGCCACGGTCGTTGTCGATCCGATCCGCCGTCAGGTGCTATGGATCGGTGATGGCCGCTCGCGCGAGACGGCCAGAGCCTTCTTCGAACAACTGCCAACTGGGGTTGCCCAGCAGATCCGGGCCGTAGCGATCGACATGACGACGGCCTATGAGCTGGAGATCCAGGCCAACTGCCCCAACGCCGAGATCGTCTACGACCTGTTCCACGTCGTGGCCAAGTACGGCCGTGAAGTGATAGACCGGGTGCGTGTAGACCAAGCGAACCAGTTGCGGCACGACAAGCCGGCCCGCCGGGTGATTAAGTCCAGTCGCTGGCTACTGCTGCGCAATCGCAAAAACCTCGATCCGTGCCAATCGGTAAAGTTGGACGAGTTGCTCCAGGCCAACCAGCCCTTGCTCACCGCTTATCTGATGCGCGATGAGCTCAAACAGCTGTGGTTCTACCAACACCCCGGCTACGCCCGCCAGGCATGGGATCACTGGCTGCAACAGGCTCAGGGCAGCGGCATCGCCGCCTTGGCTCACTTCGCGTTCAAGCTAAAAGCCTATCTGCACGGGATTCTGTCTCGCTGTCGCCACCGGCTCAACACCAGCATCGTCGAGGGCATCAACAACACCATCAAAGTCATCAAGCGCCGCGCCTACGGCTACCGCGATCAGGAGTACTTCTTCCTCAAGATCCGGTCTGCATTCCCCGGTATTCCTCGATGA
- a CDS encoding enoyl-CoA hydratase/isomerase family protein: MNPQALELPAYETVSTRMHGPHTLLVTLDRAQNGNAINTQMGRDLLDLWSRLTEDAGAVRCVVLTGSGERIFCAGGDLKERNGMSRETWQRQHELFERMYWTLVDLPLPVIAAVNGHAYAGGLEMALSCDFVYASRQARFALTEVTLGIMPGAGGTQNLPRAVGDRRAKEILMTGRPFDAGQALDWGLANALYDPAQVLPAALATAEVIAGNAPLSVRQIKKSVRYGGQMELRTAFRFEIEAYNHLIDTDDRREGVLAFNEKRKPVFTGR; this comes from the coding sequence ATGAATCCGCAGGCACTGGAACTTCCCGCTTACGAGACCGTGAGCACCCGCATGCACGGCCCGCACACCTTACTGGTCACGCTCGATCGTGCGCAAAACGGCAATGCGATCAACACCCAGATGGGGCGCGATCTGCTCGATCTCTGGAGCCGCCTGACCGAAGACGCCGGCGCGGTTCGCTGTGTCGTGCTCACCGGCTCGGGCGAGCGAATTTTCTGCGCCGGCGGCGACCTCAAAGAACGCAACGGTATGAGCCGAGAAACCTGGCAGCGTCAGCATGAGCTGTTCGAGCGCATGTACTGGACGCTGGTGGACCTACCGCTGCCAGTCATCGCGGCCGTCAATGGCCACGCCTATGCTGGCGGGCTGGAAATGGCGCTGTCCTGCGACTTTGTTTATGCCAGCCGGCAGGCTCGCTTTGCCTTGACCGAGGTCACCCTGGGCATCATGCCTGGCGCCGGCGGCACACAGAATCTGCCACGCGCCGTCGGAGACCGTCGCGCCAAAGAGATCCTCATGACCGGTCGGCCTTTTGATGCCGGGCAGGCGCTGGACTGGGGCCTGGCCAATGCGCTGTACGACCCTGCCCAGGTGCTGCCGGCTGCGCTTGCCACGGCCGAGGTCATTGCCGGCAACGCGCCGCTGTCGGTGAGGCAGATCAAGAAATCCGTGCGCTATGGCGGCCAGATGGAACTGCGCACAGCCTTTCGATTCGAGATCGAAGCCTACAACCATCTGATCGACACCGACGATCGCCGAGAAGGCGTGCTGGCCTTCAATGAAAAACGCAAGCCGGTCTTCACGGGCCGTTAG
- a CDS encoding pepSY-associated TM helix family protein, with protein sequence MLVLPFMILLAVTGALYLFHNEIEDAWYHDLRHVPQAGGTPHTAAQIAATALAAQPGSTLLKYLPPSGPHASAQAVVRTAGGTRLAVYVDPYTQHVLGSLPERDTLMWTIRRLHSLDYFGPVANALIEVAAGWSLLLVASGIYLWWPRGRRQGVVTVRGAPRQRVFWRDLHAVTGVFTAFFIAFLALTGMPWSQVWGGKINQWANGSNFGYPAGVRVQIPMSDLRLADQGKTPWSLEQARVPQSPPAAASGHEGHAGHGEHAGHGAPLHAEHAGTSARPPIGLDHAVEAVEALNMAPGYAINLPVGPQGVYTASRSIPTTCKSSVWCTWINTPASRYWT encoded by the coding sequence ATGCTGGTGTTGCCCTTCATGATCCTGCTGGCCGTCACCGGCGCGCTGTACTTGTTCCACAACGAGATCGAGGACGCCTGGTATCACGATCTGCGGCACGTCCCGCAGGCTGGCGGCACGCCCCACACGGCGGCCCAGATTGCCGCTACCGCGCTCGCCGCGCAGCCAGGCAGCACCCTGCTCAAATACCTGCCGCCGTCCGGCCCGCACGCTTCCGCGCAAGCCGTGGTACGCACCGCAGGCGGCACGCGACTGGCCGTGTACGTCGACCCCTACACCCAGCACGTTTTGGGTAGCCTGCCCGAACGCGACACGTTGATGTGGACCATCCGGCGGCTGCATAGCCTGGATTACTTCGGCCCGGTGGCCAACGCGCTCATCGAGGTCGCCGCGGGATGGTCGTTGCTGCTGGTGGCCAGCGGCATTTATCTTTGGTGGCCCAGAGGCCGCCGCCAGGGGGTGGTAACCGTGCGGGGGGCTCCCAGGCAGCGGGTGTTCTGGCGCGACCTGCACGCTGTCACGGGAGTGTTTACGGCGTTTTTCATTGCCTTTCTGGCCCTGACCGGCATGCCCTGGTCGCAGGTATGGGGAGGGAAGATCAACCAATGGGCCAATGGCAGCAATTTTGGCTATCCGGCAGGCGTACGCGTACAGATCCCGATGTCCGACCTCAGGCTGGCCGATCAGGGCAAAACCCCCTGGTCGCTGGAGCAGGCCCGCGTGCCGCAATCGCCGCCGGCAGCCGCAAGCGGGCATGAAGGCCACGCGGGCCACGGCGAACACGCCGGCCACGGTGCGCCGCTTCATGCCGAGCACGCCGGCACCTCGGCACGCCCGCCCATCGGGCTGGATCACGCCGTCGAGGCCGTCGAGGCGCTGAATATGGCGCCCGGCTATGCCATCAATCTGCCCGTTGGCCCGCAAGGGGTGTACACCGCCTCGCGGTCTATCCCAACGACCTGCAAAAGCAGCGTGTGGTGCACCTGGATCAATACACCGGCAAGCCGCTACTGGACATGA